One Festucalex cinctus isolate MCC-2025b chromosome 1, RoL_Fcin_1.0, whole genome shotgun sequence genomic region harbors:
- the gspt1l gene encoding G1 to S phase transition 1, like isoform X2, translating to MDPRDTAPDSWEQEDDVEATIDGQLESAFTSLNVNAKPFVPNVNAAEFVPTFAMKAHSEHLDSMVPLENGDTEMTPEEPWDQKEAEPNEEEPGGGCCGDRGPMTVATTEEMGSEMVEEEEEMPAPKVPPTQPDAPKKEHINVVFIGHVDAGKSTIGGQIMYLTGMVDKRTLEKYEREAKEKNRETWYLSWALDTNQEERDKGKTVEVGRAYFETDKKHFTILDAPGHKSFVPNMIGGASQADLAVLVISARKGEFETGFEKGGQTREHAMLAKTAGVKHLIVLVNKMDDPTVNWSLERYEECKEKLVPFLKKVGFNPKKDIHFMPCSGLTGANLKEPTDMCSWYTGLPFIPHLDSLPNFNRSSDGPIRLPIVDKYKDMGTVILGKLESGSISKAQQLVMMPNRHVVEVLSLLSDDMETDDAGPGENLKLRLKGIEEEEILPGFILCNAENLCHSGRTFDAQIVIIEHKSIICPGYNAVLHIHTCIEEVQITALICLVDKKSGEKSKTRPRFVKQDQVCIARLRTAGTICLETFKDFPQMGRFTLRDEGKTIAIGKVLKLVAERD from the exons ATGGACCCGAGAGACACTGCCCCTGATTCTTGGGAACAAGAGGACGATGTGGAGGCCACAATCGACGGACAACTTGAATCTGCTTTCACGAGCTTAAATGTGAACGCTAAACCCTTTGTTCCCAATGTGAACGCCGCCGAATTTGTCCCGACATTTGCCATGAAAGCACACTCGGAACATCTCGATTCAATGG TTCCATTGGAGAATGGTGACACGGAAATGACCCCAGAGGAACCATGGGACCAGAAAGAAGCTGAACCAAACGAGGAAGAGCCAGGAGGCGGGTGCTGTGGTGACCGTGGGCCAATGACGGTAGCAACAACTGAGGAGATGGGGTCAGAGATggtggaagaggaagaagaaatgCCTGCACCCAAGGTTCCGCCTACTCAACCAGATGCACCCAAGAAGGAGCACATCAATGTCGTGTTCATCGGACATGTAG aTGCTGGAAAGTCCACTATTGGCGGACAAATCAT GTATCTTACAGGCATGGTAGATAAGAGAACATTAGAGAAATATGAGAGAGAGGCAAAGGAGAAGAACCGAGAAACCTG GTACTTGTCTTGGGCCTTGGACACCAATCAAGAGGAGAGAGACAAAGGCAAGACGGTGGAAGTGGGCCGAGCATACTTTGAGACAGACAAAAAGCACTTTACCATCTTAGATGCACCAGGCCACAAGAGCTTTGTGCCGAACATGATTGGAGGTGCATCACAAGCTGATTTGGCTGTGCTG GTGATCTCTGCCAGGAAAGGCGAGTTTGAAACAGGTTTTGAAAAGGGCGGACAAACACGGGAGCACGCTATGTTGGCCAAAACAGCGGGTGTCAAGCACCTgattgttttggtgaataaaatggATGACCCTACAGTCAACTGGAGCCTAGAAAG GTATGAAGAGTGTAAGGAGAAACTAGTGCCATTTTTGAAGAAGGTGGGCTTCAACCCAAAGAAAGACATTCATTTCATGCCATGCTCAGGGCTAACAGGAGCCAACCTGAAGGAGCCAACTGATATGTGCTCCTGGTACAC agGTTTACCATTCATTCCACACCTGGACAGTTTGCCAAATTTTAACAGATCAAGTGATGGCCCTATCAGATTACCCATTGTAGACAAATACAAG GACATGGGCACGGTCATTCTAGGCAAACTTGAGTCGGGCTCAATAAGTAAAGCACAGCAGCTTGTTATGATGCCAAATAGG CATGTGGTGGAGGTGCTGAGCCTCTTGTCTGATGACATGGAGACAGACGATGCAGGACCTGGAGAAAATCTAAAGTTGCGACTgaagggcattgaagaggaGGAGATCCTTCCTGGCTTCATCCTGTGTAATGCAGAGAACCTCTGCCATTCTGGGCGCACCTTTGATGCTCAG ATTGTCATTATTGAACACAAATCCATCATCTGTCCGGGTTATAACGCTGTCCTACACATTCACACGTGCATTGAAGAGGTGCAGATTACG GCCTTAATCTGTCTGGTAGACAAAAAGTCAGGTGAGAAGAGTAAGACACGGCCACGATTTGTGAAACAAGACCAGGTCTGCATTGCTCGGCTGCGCACGGCAGGAACCATTTGCCTCGAGACCTTTAAAGACTTTCCTCAGATGGGACGGTTTACCTTACGGGATGAAG GTAAGACCATCGCTATTGGTAAGGTTCTGAAGCTGGTTGCAGAGCGAGACTGA
- the gspt1l gene encoding G1 to S phase transition 1, like isoform X1 → MDPRDTAPDSWEQEDDVEATIDGQLESAFTSLNVNAKPFVPNVNAAEFVPTFAMKAHSEHLDSMVAVEKTATMEVTESAVPLENGDTEMTPEEPWDQKEAEPNEEEPGGGCCGDRGPMTVATTEEMGSEMVEEEEEMPAPKVPPTQPDAPKKEHINVVFIGHVDAGKSTIGGQIMYLTGMVDKRTLEKYEREAKEKNRETWYLSWALDTNQEERDKGKTVEVGRAYFETDKKHFTILDAPGHKSFVPNMIGGASQADLAVLVISARKGEFETGFEKGGQTREHAMLAKTAGVKHLIVLVNKMDDPTVNWSLERYEECKEKLVPFLKKVGFNPKKDIHFMPCSGLTGANLKEPTDMCSWYTGLPFIPHLDSLPNFNRSSDGPIRLPIVDKYKDMGTVILGKLESGSISKAQQLVMMPNRHVVEVLSLLSDDMETDDAGPGENLKLRLKGIEEEEILPGFILCNAENLCHSGRTFDAQIVIIEHKSIICPGYNAVLHIHTCIEEVQITALICLVDKKSGEKSKTRPRFVKQDQVCIARLRTAGTICLETFKDFPQMGRFTLRDEGKTIAIGKVLKLVAERD, encoded by the exons ATGGACCCGAGAGACACTGCCCCTGATTCTTGGGAACAAGAGGACGATGTGGAGGCCACAATCGACGGACAACTTGAATCTGCTTTCACGAGCTTAAATGTGAACGCTAAACCCTTTGTTCCCAATGTGAACGCCGCCGAATTTGTCCCGACATTTGCCATGAAAGCACACTCGGAACATCTCGATTCAATGG TTGCTGTTGAAAAAACAGCCACCATGGAGGTGACAGAAAGTGCTG TTCCATTGGAGAATGGTGACACGGAAATGACCCCAGAGGAACCATGGGACCAGAAAGAAGCTGAACCAAACGAGGAAGAGCCAGGAGGCGGGTGCTGTGGTGACCGTGGGCCAATGACGGTAGCAACAACTGAGGAGATGGGGTCAGAGATggtggaagaggaagaagaaatgCCTGCACCCAAGGTTCCGCCTACTCAACCAGATGCACCCAAGAAGGAGCACATCAATGTCGTGTTCATCGGACATGTAG aTGCTGGAAAGTCCACTATTGGCGGACAAATCAT GTATCTTACAGGCATGGTAGATAAGAGAACATTAGAGAAATATGAGAGAGAGGCAAAGGAGAAGAACCGAGAAACCTG GTACTTGTCTTGGGCCTTGGACACCAATCAAGAGGAGAGAGACAAAGGCAAGACGGTGGAAGTGGGCCGAGCATACTTTGAGACAGACAAAAAGCACTTTACCATCTTAGATGCACCAGGCCACAAGAGCTTTGTGCCGAACATGATTGGAGGTGCATCACAAGCTGATTTGGCTGTGCTG GTGATCTCTGCCAGGAAAGGCGAGTTTGAAACAGGTTTTGAAAAGGGCGGACAAACACGGGAGCACGCTATGTTGGCCAAAACAGCGGGTGTCAAGCACCTgattgttttggtgaataaaatggATGACCCTACAGTCAACTGGAGCCTAGAAAG GTATGAAGAGTGTAAGGAGAAACTAGTGCCATTTTTGAAGAAGGTGGGCTTCAACCCAAAGAAAGACATTCATTTCATGCCATGCTCAGGGCTAACAGGAGCCAACCTGAAGGAGCCAACTGATATGTGCTCCTGGTACAC agGTTTACCATTCATTCCACACCTGGACAGTTTGCCAAATTTTAACAGATCAAGTGATGGCCCTATCAGATTACCCATTGTAGACAAATACAAG GACATGGGCACGGTCATTCTAGGCAAACTTGAGTCGGGCTCAATAAGTAAAGCACAGCAGCTTGTTATGATGCCAAATAGG CATGTGGTGGAGGTGCTGAGCCTCTTGTCTGATGACATGGAGACAGACGATGCAGGACCTGGAGAAAATCTAAAGTTGCGACTgaagggcattgaagaggaGGAGATCCTTCCTGGCTTCATCCTGTGTAATGCAGAGAACCTCTGCCATTCTGGGCGCACCTTTGATGCTCAG ATTGTCATTATTGAACACAAATCCATCATCTGTCCGGGTTATAACGCTGTCCTACACATTCACACGTGCATTGAAGAGGTGCAGATTACG GCCTTAATCTGTCTGGTAGACAAAAAGTCAGGTGAGAAGAGTAAGACACGGCCACGATTTGTGAAACAAGACCAGGTCTGCATTGCTCGGCTGCGCACGGCAGGAACCATTTGCCTCGAGACCTTTAAAGACTTTCCTCAGATGGGACGGTTTACCTTACGGGATGAAG GTAAGACCATCGCTATTGGTAAGGTTCTGAAGCTGGTTGCAGAGCGAGACTGA